The following is a genomic window from Anopheles aquasalis chromosome 3, idAnoAquaMG_Q_19, whole genome shotgun sequence.
ATTCCAGCGTAAGGTATGAATTATCGGGTGATAATAGTGCACTGTTCACGATCAATCCCAGTGCTGATCGGTCGTCGGCCACGGTTGCACTTCGCTCAGGAGTGCAGATTGGAGAGGACATTGGGGTGCTGTTGGTAACGGTGGCGGCAAGTCGCACCGGAGCAGAAGGTACCGGACAAACGGCACTCGTAGTAGAGCTTACCAGTGATCCGAAAGTCTTGCCCGAATTCGAACAGTCCTTCTACAGTGGCACCATAGGGAAGGATACACGCATTCAGTTGGATGTACCGATTCGCATCGTTCCCAGCACTAGTGACCCCAGTGTACGCGTTACACTGGCCGGTGATGATGCAAGCTACTTTAGTGCCACCTTCAGCAACAACCAAGTAACGGTCGCACCATCCAGTGCACTCTCTGCCGAAATACTGAAACAAAAGAGCTACTTTATGGTAAAGATTCAAGCTGAAAAAACCAGCGTAGGCTTGGGTGAAACGTTGCTCTTGCTGTCGGTCGAGAAGGATGGCACGGAGGATCCACGCTTTGAGAATCTTGCCTACCAAGGAACGCTCAACGTGGCGACAAACACGCTGCAGATTCCTACCGTACGGATTGCCGCCGGAAGCTACGTGACGGGACTGCAGTTTAGCTACACGGGCGATGTGACTTTCTTCAATATTCGTGAAACCGCAGGAACGGTCAGTTTTTCGCTCAACAACGTCACCCCGGAAAGGCTGGCGGACAGATCGTACCTTCTCGTGACGGTCGCCTGTAAGCTGCAAGACATCGAAGTGGCCCATGCGGTGGTAATCGTGCGCGTGGTACGTCCACCGGCTCCTaagtttgttaaaaactttatCGAAGGCCAACTAGACCAACGAACGCTGAGTCTGAGTATGGAGAAGGTAGAATTTCAGCTCGATTCCTTCTCCCGGGACACCGTGGTTCGGTTGGCCGAGGATGATCGAGGATTTTTCGGTATCATTCAAATTCTGCCCGAAAATGTGTTCGAAATCAATCTACAAGGAACGGTCACCCGGGAGTCGCTGCGTGGTTTATCGCGCTTGCTACTAACAGTCGAAGCGACCAATCCGGGTACGGAGAAGTCCTTTTGTGTGATTGCAGTGAACGTAATACAACCACCGCAACCAGCATTCGAGCGTTTGCTGTATGATGGAATGATCGAAGAATCCACCGGACAACTCATCGAACCGATCGTCATTAAACTAACGCCAGAAACGGTAGATGAAACGGTGCGCTTCTCATTGACCGGCGACGATGCCTCTTATTTCATGCTGGAAACCTTAACACCAATCAGAGAAGGATCTCGAATCACTTTGGCTGCACCGTTGAGCGACGATCTAATCACCTCCAGGGAGCTCTTTCAGTTCAATGTTCTAGCGACCGAACAGTTATCGTCAAAAGAGACCAAgatcccggtggtggtgtatgtgAAGCGACCATTCGTCAAGTATCCCAGGTTCACGAAGCCTCTGTACAAATCACGAATCGGTACCAATCTGCAGCtggttccatttgaggaaatcATCCTCGAAAGCGGAAGCTACGTAGAATCAGCGACCGTTTCCATACTGAACAGTAACACCGATCTGTTTAGCGTCCGTCTTAGGGATGGTAAAGTAACGGTGGAGTTGCTGAGACCCATAATCatgaccaccatcagcgagcTCGATCGGTTCGAGTTTGTTGTGGAATGCAACAATCCCGGTATGGCGTCTGGATttactaccatcatcatcgatatcgatcgtgGCGCTAGGCCGGAATTCGAGGAGCTTTACTACACCGGAGAGCTAAGGGAAGGGACAAAGGACATTACCTTCAGTACATCGGTGGCCTTAAAAGCGGGAACCTTTGAAAGCAGCACTCAGTATCGCTTAGAAGGAGTCGACGGTGGACTGGTACGGTACACGGTCGCGGCCAATGGTCGGCTGAGTTTGTACCTACTCGATGAGGTGTCAGCGGAGCAGCTGAAGCCGCGATCGGAACTACAGTTCCTTGTTGTGGCCACCAATCCTACCAGCATCCTTTCGCAGTCACACCCATCTATTGCGCCGTGTTCCGTGAAGATCGTTCGTACCGTCAAACCCATCTTTAACCGGAACTCATTCAGAGGAAAGCTGGTCGAAGGAGAACCACCCTACGTCGAGTTTACTGATGATGCGGTGAAGCTGGAAATTGGCACCATACTGGAGTCGACGATGTTGACGGTGATGGAAGCTGCATCCACCTCGAGCTACTTCGATGCAACGTTTGCTGAGGATCGGGAAACGGTACGAATTACGCTAAAGTCCGGTGTAAAGTGGGAGCAAATTCGTGCTCGCGTATACTTCGCCCTTACCCTGCAAGCCACCAATCCCGGTGCCGAACCAACCGAGTGTTCCCTGGTGCTGGACGTGGTGAACCTTCCGGCTGTAACGCCCGCCTTCAGTAAGTCCATCTACCGTGGTTCCCTGCAGGAGGGCACAAGGGAAGTGATGTTCTCGGCAGCGGACACCATCACCGTGGATCCGGCCACCATTCTGCCCACGTTCCAGTACGCTGCGATCGAAAACGATGCCAACCTGTTCGAACTGGTGCTGACGGAAGATAAGAAGTTCAGGGTACTGCTGCGTGATAGCATCTCCCCGTCGGCCATTGAAGGGCGCGATTTACTAAACTTCATCATTAGCATCAACAATGCGTACAGTGCCGTCGATACGGCAACCATAGTGATCACTATCAAGCTGGACGACATTATCAGTCCGATGTTCACGAAGCTGCTCTATAATGGAAGTGTCGATGTGCCGAACCGGCAGCTTTTGCTCGCTGAACCCATCCTCCTCAACGCCGGTACATTCACGGAAAATACGGAGCTGGGTGTTGGCGGTACCGACGCAGCAATGTTCACGGTGGCCAGGGATGGTGCACGTGTCGAGCTGGGACTGAAAGACACGGAGCTAGAGGAAGGTCTACACTACATCAGTGCGTACATCCAGGCGACCAATCCGGGCAGCGATACGGCCACAGCCTTTATCCTCCTGGACGTAACTGGAAGCCAACTACCACAATTCGTGCAATCGGCAGTCTATGGCTACCTAGCGGCCGGATCTAGAAGCGTCCAGTTCCCAACCGGTTCCGAGTTGAAGATCGTTCTATCAAGCACGGCACCGGGCTTCCAGTGGAACCTAGAAGATGATGACTATCGATTGTTTGATGGTTTGTTGAACGATGATACGTTCACCTTCAAACTAAAAGACTCCGTTACCGATGAGCAGCTAGCGACCAAGGCACAGTTTAGCTTTAGTGTTACGCTCAAGAATCCAGCCAGTGGCACGGTCGTATCACGGGTCATAATCGATCGAAAGTTGCCGACTCCTGCGTTCTCTAGGACGATGTACGGTGGGTACTTTACGCCGGAACTCCAACCACGGTTGACCGAAACGATTAGCATAACGGAGGAGAGCTTCAGCGAGCGGATTGTTGTGCGGATCAAGGACTCAAACGTTGATTTCCTAACGGTTGAACAAAGCGGACGCAATGTGCAGCTGCGCGTGTCTCGACCTGTAACGATAAGCGATTTTCAGGGTTTAGAATTTGTCCACGTCCGGCTTGAGGCGAATGTTGATGAGGAGCGCGGAGAGGAATGCTCCATTTTGTTAACCCTTCCGGAAGGAAGTAAGTACGCCGTGAAAGAGAAAGCCAGATTGCCAAATTCTCTGATCTTCATTCTACTTACAGCACCGTGCACTCCACTTCCTCCGATCGTTGATTGTACGGGTTGCTACAATTGTTCCACGGGCAATGTACTGTCGGATGTGCCGGTATTCGAGTACGGGAATTATCGATTTGAGCTTCGAAGTGACACAATCGGTACGATCGGTTCCGTTCGAGCCCTAGTCAAGGATCCAACGGCACTCGTGGAGCATCAGCTGGAAGTACAGGATGGTCAGTAGTTCTTAGATAGTCGGGAGGTTTCAATTCGGATAACACTGATACTTTTCGTCTCTTTCGTCCAGCTTATCTACAACTCTACCTCTCCATGAGTCCCGAGGGAACTCTGACCTTGGCGCGACCAATAGAGCCGAAGGTGTATGAGTTCACTGTACGAGCGATCAACGTGATGGCGGGCAAACAAACGTCCGTCCGAGTGATCCTTGACGTGCTGAGTAGCTACGAGTGCACCGAACTGGGACGAAAGGTGCAGAATGTAGAAAAATCGTTGCTCATAGTGCACCTGGATGAAGGTCGTTCACATTTGACCATCTTCCCGACGGTCCTAGGATCGTGTGAGTACGTCATTTTGAGCCAAAGTCCTGCTAGTGACCCATCGTACTTTGATATTGACACCGAAAGCCACTGGTTGGTGTCACGTAGCTTCGATCGAGAGGATCAGGGATTGTTTGGTGGAATGCAGGTGCCCCAGTTTCAGCTCCGTTTGAAGCTGCTGTGTAGTGATGGTCGTGCAGCAGGCCAGCAACGCACCAAACGATCGTTGATCGATACGAACACGATCAATTACGCCTCGGACATTACTGTGATCAATGTTGTCGTCGATGACATCAACGATAACGATCCAATCTTCGTTAATCCAACGGCCGGAGGAATGGCGACTGTTTATCTGGCGTATCCACATCCAGTGCTGGCTGGTAAGCTTATGTTGCCTTATCTAGCCATTCTGGAGGCCAGTGATGCAGACGAAGGTTTAAATGCAAAGATACGGTACAGTTTAGAAGAGAATGATCACTTCGGGGTTGATCCGCAAACGGGATGGATACATCCTGCCACAAACTCGCTGCTCGAAGAAAATCACATTGAGCTAACGGCGATCGCTACTGATCGTGATGGAGCATCTGACGGTCGGAGCACAAGGCTTACACTGAGTGTGCAGCGATCGGAAGAGTCGCAAATAGTAGTCATCACACTGGATGCAATGGACGAATCAATGGTCGCTGAAACTATCGATCGGATCAATCGACAATCCAATTTCCATCTTAAACTTCTGCATCAGGCGTATGTTCCAGTGAGCAGCTCCGtttctcgactcgactcgaaactgcaacagcaacgtacGATGCGTTTAGTGGTTTACGCTATGGATGACAACAATCAACTGTTGGAGTTTGATGCTATCCAGAGGTAGGTTCCAAGCGATCACGAGCACACACCTTTACAGATCGGTACAAATGATCAATCCTTTCGATCTTTTCAGCACTATTCTAAGAGCAGTACCTAGCATAGGagcatcatcgatcgtcacGATCAACGAGGCGATCTGCTCCGCCAACGGAAGCCAGTGTGCAGATAGTTTGCGGGACCAGTCGACCCGCGATGGTCTGATTGCTTCAACGTCTGTCCTTGGTGCATTGCTTCTGATTAGTTTGGCCGTTGTCAGTTTCCTGTACATTCGCTACGTAAGGCCATTGTCAAAGGGAGCTACAAGTGCATCCGATGATGTGGAGCAgctggaaaacgattttgatcCCAGCCCTCCACCAACTCCACCTTCGCTGgggggaaagaaggaaacaagCGAAGCACGGGACGAGCGGCACGAGCACGATCGCAAAATATCGATCAACATTACCGGCATCACTATGCAAGGTTTGTTATGagcctttctttcttctgcctgtctttatgataaaaaaatgtgtgttccTTTGTGTTTCTTAACTCTTTATAGACTCAGAAGACACGCTCACGGATAGCAATCGATTGGCACGCACGTTGGGTGATCGACTAGACGAAGAAGATGAGTACGGTGGCACTACGGCTGTTCCGGAAGTGACCAGCGAACCGAAGAATGTGAAATTCAATGAACTAGTAGAAAGGATAGAAGTTGCGCATGATCACagcgatgatgaggaagaatCCGTGTTCGAGGAACGTTTGTAGAGTGCATTAGGAGGCATGTTTACTGGTAAGCCTTTTATGAATTGACATATAAGAATAAATACTGAAGAAAACAACATCGCTGTTCTACTAATGTGACTATTGTAATATGTCGTTTCCGCACACCAtggtttaaattttaaatgtaACATAAAAGATATCTATACCTGTTCAATTCTCGGATGCGATTTAGCTttaaataatcatttttatCTATTAGttaatttcaattcattcGATACTTTAAACTCGTGATGTTTCCGGAAAAAAGATTTAACTGCAAAAAAACTGCTATCATGATTACTCGCAAAGTGCTGCTAGAAAGTGATGGTTCTAACATCATTGGATAAGATTTGACGCCAAAATTGTATGCTTATCGCGCAAACCCCAAAGAATTCCagaaataatttcaaaattttGAGCTCCATTCCATTGATTAATtatggtttaaaaaaaattaaatggttttttaaagaaatgaaattgttaGTACTAAACTTTCCAAATCATCGATGTTTTAGTACTGGAGCTCAtagttgaagacgaagaaggaatGGTCAGAGCGAGTTCGAGTCATAAAAACACTTTTCGCGAGGTTAGTTGGTTTGTTCGGATGTGAGCGGTCTGGTCAACAAAATTTCGGCCATTTTTGTTactttgttttattaaaaaatgtaCAGTTTGGTTATCGATTTTTGCCTGCTCCGTCCGTGCGCATTTCTAGTCTCATTTCCCTCATCTGCCTGCCGTGGTCTGCACCTCAATTCTTCCATCGCAGTCCAGTTCGCTAACGCTGCTGTATAAGATCTGTACTTCGAAAAACTGTAGTTTGTGTGtagggtgtatgtgtgtatgtgtgttttagaCTTCGTCTCGGTTTCCTGCGTATTcattcttttttccgtttttttaaatataccTTAATTATCCATACTCATAATATAATATATTTAGTACTTCTCTATTCCTTCCTCACCTTTACTGCCTTTTGCGCTCCTCTATCGCCATACCCTGCATTATTCGTGTTTCCGCCATCTACTATACTTCAACAGAAGCGACTCAATCTCCCAAATCTCAAATTTGGTATTCGTTCTTCATTAGGAGAGGTTGAGGCTCATTCCTACCAGAGAATGATGATTGAAAAGCGGTTTACGTCCTTATTCCTCCCCCTCAAGCTGCAAACACTACCATCGTGcgcttttaattttcaatccaATTAGCGCGACTGTGACGGAACTGACCATTTATAGTTCTGATCGAACTGACATCGGTTGACACAATCATTCTCCTGATTCGAACCGCTCTGATGCCCTACTATATGTATATGTTTCTCGATTGCGAATAATTGTCTACTGAAGACGcgttgtcgatcgatcgatgcaaaacTACTTCCTGAAAGGATGGTTCATACTCCAGTTCGCCGCAAACGTACGACGGGGGGGTAGTTGCGATTGTTGCAAATTGGTCTAATAATGTAGATCGCTTGTCGTTTCCAAAGCGACAAGTACACACATGCTACTAATGCGGATGAATGAACGTTGATGAATCGATGAATGCATGCATGTAACGCTTGTTTTATACAAATGAATGCAGTCACACGCGTTCGCGGGGACTCAAAATGGCCTTGTTCCATTTATGAAATGGTATCTAGCTGTAGATGgagcaaaatgaaaatcgtTGATCTCTTATTCGTCTTCAATCTCTTCCACTCACTCTGCAGTTTATCATTGATATTTCCTTTTGTTGAAAGACTGTTTACCTAGCGAGTGTGATTTGAAAGATCAATTGGAGAATCTTTTCTGCACTTATGGCGTAGGTGTATATATGGGGGGTTCTAGAACTGATGAGCTTGTTGGCTTCTTCTGCAACAAGAAAAGTATTCCCAAAAGCATCGTGTTGATCCCTGCAGTGATACCTCTCTCCTGTCCAGATATGCAGATAAACTGGCAAACAagccataaaaaaacgaacagtGGCAGTGATAATGCAATAAAATGGCGACAACTCATTCTCAGCGCGATTTGTGCGATTTGTGTGACGAAATCCATAGGCTCGGGTCTCGGGATTCCCCTATGGCATATCCGTTTGAATAGAAATCTGTTCACAAAAGTCAATCTTTATGGCAGGCAGGGATATGAGCATATagtcagtggtggtggtgcgtttgctACCTTTTCCGGCTATTAGAAGCGGAATAGTGGCTCATTATCAACGTGAGTTCATACGACGATACCATCTATCGTTCCACTGACGAACCGAACGGCCGTCCGCGGAGCATCTAATATCATTCTATCGTCCGTTATCATCGGGCATCGGTTTAAGCTCATTAGAGTATGGATTCAAGAGAGGTGCAAATGGTTTTAATGCCTTCAAATCGCTACTATGTCTCCAGGATACTGTGCTAGTTTCGTGTTATTAGCGTACATTTGAGTTCGAACAGGGGGAAGGACTTGGCTGAGAAAGGGGCCCTCTCTTCTCTACAGTCGAAAATAGCGTGTAAAGGTTACACGCTCTACACCCTTTActtggctgctcctgctgctgctgctgctgattgtgcgTTCGCGCATGTCACGAAGGAGAGCGTATTTGTGGTGAGTAGTTTAAAGGAACCAACGCTAATGCTAAGGATACAATTTACCAGCAATTTTCTGTCGGGGTTTACGCCCCCATCGACCTAACGAGAAATTCTGGTCGATGGCTTGAGATATAAATAAACGTAAATGACACTCATTGCTGCCTACAATTACTGACCACCGAGCAAACGTGCACTGCAAAATGTCGAAATGGTTCGTGGCCTGACTATTGCGCCACTGTTTAGGTCGATCATCTTCTGGTAAATTAACGGTGACGGCCGGAACGTCTACACGTTCACCTTTTTGTATCCGATTGATACACCATAAAAAGCGCTCTCACGTGTAACTTAAACTATAACTACTACACTACTACACGCACCTAAGCACTACCCGAACGCAATTCGTCGCTGACTATTAATTGAATGTTTCCTTATCCACTAGCCGCGAgtgcttcccctttttcccacgGGACAGCTACATTCCGTATTTTCCCCTTCATGCGCCATGCTGCTTGCCGCCTGGATCGCCTTTCCCTGGGACACATTACCATGCATTGCTAGTTATGTTTGTACAATACAAGAACCCAATCCCGCGATTTCGCTTTTGGCTTGGGGGAATCACACCCCACAAGTG
Proteins encoded in this region:
- the LOC126576612 gene encoding protocadherin Fat 4-like, producing MEIGLSHSVAKKRCRLPGLWPLSVLLLCVLLCSSAEAQDCASPILTFSGFFPAGEDISTTVGAGYTLGSYDVSNIRSVDVKPSADGWPVYIDAMVTAGKLTITTNDNFAIYEQLSNYTFFINKIVFVCASATTREMSFRQNIKEENNYPPRFSQDAYIVQLPLPLPKDFDIQLFIADGKGIVAYDMDLTKNSLTFSIDENEYFNVASASGATRTEFIAQLKTKETLTRIQQPIVLRITAQDEWNPPKTGQATVTISSDPENVFLVAPEFEQSLYNVKYKRGDQFTPIRIVLRAGSYDSSVRYELSGDNSALFTINPSADRSSATVALRSGVQIGEDIGVLLVTVAASRTGAEGTGQTALVVELTSDPKVLPEFEQSFYSGTIGKDTRIQLDVPIRIVPSTSDPSVRVTLAGDDASYFSATFSNNQVTVAPSSALSAEILKQKSYFMVKIQAEKTSVGLGETLLLLSVEKDGTEDPRFENLAYQGTLNVATNTLQIPTVRIAAGSYVTGLQFSYTGDVTFFNIRETAGTVSFSLNNVTPERLADRSYLLVTVACKLQDIEVAHAVVIVRVVRPPAPKFVKNFIEGQLDQRTLSLSMEKVEFQLDSFSRDTVVRLAEDDRGFFGIIQILPENVFEINLQGTVTRESLRGLSRLLLTVEATNPGTEKSFCVIAVNVIQPPQPAFERLLYDGMIEESTGQLIEPIVIKLTPETVDETVRFSLTGDDASYFMLETLTPIREGSRITLAAPLSDDLITSRELFQFNVLATEQLSSKETKIPVVVYVKRPFVKYPRFTKPLYKSRIGTNLQLVPFEEIILESGSYVESATVSILNSNTDLFSVRLRDGKVTVELLRPIIMTTISELDRFEFVVECNNPGMASGFTTIIIDIDRGARPEFEELYYTGELREGTKDITFSTSVALKAGTFESSTQYRLEGVDGGLVRYTVAANGRLSLYLLDEVSAEQLKPRSELQFLVVATNPTSILSQSHPSIAPCSVKIVRTVKPIFNRNSFRGKLVEGEPPYVEFTDDAVKLEIGTILESTMLTVMEAASTSSYFDATFAEDRETVRITLKSGVKWEQIRARVYFALTLQATNPGAEPTECSLVLDVVNLPAVTPAFSKSIYRGSLQEGTREVMFSAADTITVDPATILPTFQYAAIENDANLFELVLTEDKKFRVLLRDSISPSAIEGRDLLNFIISINNAYSAVDTATIVITIKLDDIISPMFTKLLYNGSVDVPNRQLLLAEPILLNAGTFTENTELGVGGTDAAMFTVARDGARVELGLKDTELEEGLHYISAYIQATNPGSDTATAFILLDVTGSQLPQFVQSAVYGYLAAGSRSVQFPTGSELKIVLSSTAPGFQWNLEDDDYRLFDGLLNDDTFTFKLKDSVTDEQLATKAQFSFSVTLKNPASGTVVSRVIIDRKLPTPAFSRTMYGGYFTPELQPRLTETISITEESFSERIVVRIKDSNVDFLTVEQSGRNVQLRVSRPVTISDFQGLEFVHVRLEANVDEERGEECSILLTLPEGTPCTPLPPIVDCTGCYNCSTGNVLSDVPVFEYGNYRFELRSDTIGTIGSVRALVKDPTALVEHQLEVQDAYLQLYLSMSPEGTLTLARPIEPKVYEFTVRAINVMAGKQTSVRVILDVLSSYECTELGRKVQNVEKSLLIVHLDEGRSHLTIFPTVLGSCEYVILSQSPASDPSYFDIDTESHWLVSRSFDREDQGLFGGMQVPQFQLRLKLLCSDGRAAGQQRTKRSLIDTNTINYASDITVINVVVDDINDNDPIFVNPTAGGMATVYLAYPHPVLAGKLMLPYLAILEASDADEGLNAKIRYSLEENDHFGVDPQTGWIHPATNSLLEENHIELTAIATDRDGASDGRSTRLTLSVQRSEESQIVVITLDAMDESMVAETIDRINRQSNFHLKLLHQAYVPVSSSVSRLDSKLQQQRTMRLVVYAMDDNNQLLEFDAIQSTILRAVPSIGASSIVTINEAICSANGSQCADSLRDQSTRDGLIASTSVLGALLLISLAVVSFLYIRYVRPLSKGATSASDDVEQLENDFDPSPPPTPPSLGGKKETSEARDERHEHDRKISINITGITMQDSEDTLTDSNRLARTLGDRLDEEDEYGGTTAVPEVTSEPKNVKFNELVERIEVAHDHSDDEEESVFEERL